From a single Cytophagales bacterium WSM2-2 genomic region:
- a CDS encoding pseudouridine synthase: protein MAREGKSSGNKKTSFGKRTQAERLFRDRKKGKASSSDSGEPRERSFSGRRTGTSGSSFRKRDNDSGERSASKPSFKKDGDRFSKFKKDDSSKEKRFDRDSRSGSSFRKTGDESGEKRFSRPSPFKREGSGGRPTGEKRFDRDGNKSGEKRFSKPAFRKSGDSERFSKFKKDDSSKEKRFDRDSRSGSSFRKTGDESGEKRFSRPSPFRKEGSEKPSGDRRYIRKDNESREKGFSKPSFRKTDEERPERSQFEKRERSKNFGKPFASRERKKSFGGPKQEHQRKNIDAGVKKDDGLIRLNKFMANSGVGSRREADEFIKMGLVTVNGETITEMGHKIKATDDVRYEGRKLKAEPLVYVLLNKPKGFITTTDDPEERNTVMDLVASACKERIYPVGRLDRNTTGLLLLTNDGDLADKLTHPSYNVKKIYKVELDRPLTKNDQEKILEGVYFEEGRALVDDLAIVSDDSKEIGIELHIGWNRIVRRIFEALGYQVERLDRVVYAGLDKKDLGRGQWRFLKPEEIVRLKHFR, encoded by the coding sequence ATGGCACGCGAAGGCAAATCATCCGGAAATAAGAAAACTTCTTTTGGCAAACGAACTCAGGCAGAGAGGTTATTCCGCGACCGGAAAAAAGGAAAAGCCAGTTCGTCTGATTCAGGCGAGCCGCGTGAAAGATCTTTCTCAGGCAGGCGTACAGGCACCTCAGGGTCCTCTTTCCGCAAAAGAGATAATGACTCCGGTGAGCGTAGCGCTTCGAAACCTTCCTTCAAAAAAGACGGAGATCGTTTTTCAAAATTCAAAAAAGACGATTCTTCAAAAGAGAAAAGATTCGATCGTGATTCCCGTTCAGGATCTTCGTTCAGAAAAACGGGGGATGAATCGGGTGAAAAAAGATTTTCAAGACCCTCCCCATTCAAGAGAGAAGGATCGGGCGGAAGGCCAACCGGTGAAAAAAGATTTGATCGTGACGGAAATAAGTCAGGTGAAAAAAGATTTTCAAAGCCTGCTTTTAGAAAGAGTGGAGACTCTGAGCGATTTTCAAAATTCAAGAAAGATGATTCTTCAAAAGAGAAGAGATTTGACCGAGACTCTCGTTCTGGATCTTCTTTCAGAAAAACGGGAGATGAATCGGGTGAAAAAAGATTTTCAAGACCTTCCCCATTCAGAAAAGAGGGATCAGAGAAACCTTCAGGAGACAGACGATATATTCGCAAGGATAATGAATCGCGCGAAAAAGGCTTTTCAAAACCGTCATTCAGAAAAACGGATGAGGAGAGACCTGAGCGGTCACAATTTGAGAAAAGAGAACGCTCAAAAAATTTCGGGAAACCGTTCGCTTCACGCGAGAGGAAAAAATCATTTGGCGGGCCCAAACAAGAGCACCAGCGAAAAAATATTGATGCCGGAGTAAAAAAGGACGATGGGCTGATACGCCTCAACAAATTCATGGCCAACAGTGGTGTTGGTTCCCGTCGGGAAGCAGATGAATTCATCAAAATGGGATTGGTCACTGTGAATGGAGAGACCATCACTGAGATGGGTCACAAGATAAAAGCTACCGATGACGTCCGTTATGAAGGTCGGAAACTAAAAGCCGAGCCGCTCGTCTACGTGCTTTTGAACAAGCCGAAGGGTTTTATCACCACAACGGATGATCCCGAAGAACGAAATACCGTGATGGACCTGGTAGCAAGTGCGTGCAAGGAAAGAATTTACCCGGTGGGGCGGTTGGACCGAAACACTACAGGTTTGTTGCTGCTTACCAATGATGGAGATCTTGCCGACAAGCTCACACACCCTTCTTACAACGTTAAAAAAATCTACAAAGTGGAGCTGGACCGTCCATTGACAAAAAACGATCAGGAGAAAATTCTGGAAGGAGTTTACTTTGAAGAAGGTCGTGCGCTGGTGGATGACCTCGCTATCGTGAGTGACGATAGTAAGGAGATTGGAATTGAATTGCATATCGGCTGGAACAGAATTGTGAGGCGAATCTTTGAAGCCCTCGGATACCAGGTGGAAAGACTCGATCGTGTAGTTTATGCGGGTCTTGACAAGAAAGACCTGGGGCGTGGGCAATGGCGCTTTCTCAAACCAGAGGAGATCGTTCGCCTGAAACACTTCCGCTAA
- a CDS encoding RNA polymerase subunit sigma-24, whose protein sequence is MIDQKCSDSQLVLLYQNGNEEAFEMLLHRHKSRIYTAIYLIVKDRYVAEDLLQDTFIKAVNVIKSGRYNEEGKFLPWISRIAHNLAIDHFRSCKRHPEITLEDGSRVFDSMQFAADSFETIQVRQDTKSRLRALIKELPPEQKEVLIMRNYLQMSFQEIADHTGVSINTALGRMRYALINLRKKLVTTNYNAYDKNFYPTRPDEAPVPRNLSRGGEGD, encoded by the coding sequence ATGATCGATCAAAAGTGCAGCGACAGTCAGTTGGTGTTGCTCTATCAAAATGGTAACGAAGAGGCGTTTGAAATGCTGCTTCACAGGCATAAATCACGGATTTACACAGCCATTTATCTTATCGTTAAAGACCGTTATGTAGCGGAAGACTTGTTACAGGACACTTTTATAAAAGCTGTCAATGTGATTAAAAGCGGACGCTATAACGAGGAGGGCAAGTTTTTGCCTTGGATTAGCCGTATAGCTCATAATTTGGCAATAGACCATTTCAGAAGCTGTAAACGCCATCCGGAAATAACTCTGGAAGACGGCAGCCGGGTGTTTGACTCGATGCAGTTTGCGGCCGATTCTTTCGAAACAATCCAGGTACGGCAGGATACTAAGAGCAGATTAAGGGCGTTAATCAAAGAACTTCCTCCAGAACAAAAGGAAGTCCTGATCATGCGTAACTACCTGCAAATGAGTTTTCAGGAGATTGCCGACCACACGGGGGTGAGTATCAACACAGCTTTGGGCAGGATGCGCTATGCTTTAATTAACCTACGCAAGAAACTGGTTACTACTAACTATAATGCCTATGACAAAAACTTTTACCCCACAAGACCTGATGAGGCGCCTGTACCACGAAACCTCTCCCGAGGAGGCGAAGGAGATTGA
- a CDS encoding histidine kinase, with amino-acid sequence MFSQLTTKEGLSINTSNFVFQDSRGFIWIGTTDGLNLYTGNSIVVFRNNPKDSLSLPDNAIHCIAEDKNQNLWIASSSGLTRINLNSWKIEKVFRHTDDPGSIFSSIVLLIDEEGKIWTANIGIDLYDPSCDCFHHYVNESAKGDERQFRASNQVHSLFIDSRKRMWAGTSLGVYQFDLTTKKFSKPEWFNPPLSGQEPVGPIVNEIMEDHNRQMWLATWGSGLIKFSPDEKNIEVKNSKDLVTGKTTIYNVVDRIGESKTADGKYHLWVGTDVGFGEWDDQTNSFLIHQLRPGDYGGVKRINTDRSGIVWISTSDGGVYILDPYRQIFKTNFFDKNTFGPQPGFGFVNAIFSEGDTTWIATWYGNALYKFDRDFNLLEKWARFPPHSETGESLQGNHISRDKQGFLWISTLNGLHRLNTRTKEVKSFYHDPKDSTSLPSNKVMKYFEDSRGISWVCFYKQGICRFDPRTGKISDFHQGIRSKTGQLFNFYIWDILEDDDHNVWFADDGLGLWKYDSKQKELVATRAKGLAGHIGSLAKDGKTIWASTDNGLVEMNGDSTRVFTAADGLPSNSIYGAQMDQQGRLWVLTSQGLARYDRKKNIIRVFKQEDGLDKLAEVVFEKISGGRMAIGSHGFVTLFDPEKISRNDIGPQTYITQFKVFGKTTPWISNSKGKTVTLTYDQNQFSFDFAVLNYSNPTGNKFYHRMVGFDPDWVSDTQGFVNYTNLDAGEYTFKVKGANADGVMGDAGDFIIIRIIPPVWRTWWFILLCAMAIVGIIYIIYRIRVNQLLRLEKLRLRISTDLHDDMGSTLSSISILSNMALKSNEKAKEIMLNEIKDSSITLMERMDDIVWSINPRNDSLDRLMLRVGNFASKLFEAKGIDYQIEVPQAISNIKFPMEDRQHIYLIMKEAVNNLVKYSRCTSATIRVSLNPLTVEVRDNGTGFDTNASFHGNGIQSMKSRAQLLNAELALDSGPGKGTSVVLKMKIK; translated from the coding sequence TTGTTTAGCCAGCTGACAACCAAAGAGGGGCTCTCGATCAACACCTCAAACTTTGTATTTCAAGACAGCCGTGGATTTATCTGGATAGGCACCACTGACGGTTTGAATTTATACACGGGTAACAGCATTGTTGTTTTTCGAAATAACCCGAAAGATTCCCTCTCCCTTCCTGACAACGCTATTCATTGCATTGCTGAAGACAAAAATCAGAATCTCTGGATTGCTTCTTCCTCCGGGTTGACCCGAATAAATCTGAACTCATGGAAAATTGAAAAAGTATTCAGACACACCGATGACCCGGGCAGTATCTTCTCCTCAATCGTTTTGCTCATCGATGAAGAAGGCAAAATCTGGACCGCCAACATAGGCATTGATCTGTACGATCCATCCTGCGATTGCTTTCATCATTACGTTAACGAGAGTGCAAAGGGTGACGAGCGTCAGTTCAGGGCAAGCAACCAGGTTCACTCGCTGTTTATTGACTCCAGAAAGAGAATGTGGGCCGGTACGAGTTTGGGCGTTTATCAATTTGATCTCACCACCAAGAAATTTTCAAAACCGGAATGGTTTAATCCTCCATTATCAGGTCAGGAACCTGTTGGTCCCATTGTTAATGAAATTATGGAAGACCACAACCGTCAAATGTGGCTGGCCACCTGGGGCTCAGGGTTAATAAAATTCTCTCCAGATGAGAAAAATATTGAAGTCAAGAATTCCAAAGACTTGGTGACTGGAAAAACAACGATTTATAATGTGGTCGATCGGATTGGCGAATCAAAAACCGCTGATGGGAAATATCATTTATGGGTCGGCACTGATGTGGGCTTTGGCGAATGGGACGATCAAACTAATTCTTTTCTCATTCATCAGTTAAGACCGGGTGACTATGGTGGTGTAAAAAGAATCAATACAGATCGCTCCGGAATCGTATGGATCTCCACATCAGACGGAGGCGTTTACATTCTTGACCCTTACCGTCAAATTTTTAAAACTAATTTTTTTGACAAAAATACCTTTGGGCCGCAACCTGGCTTTGGATTTGTAAATGCCATTTTTAGTGAAGGCGATACCACCTGGATAGCGACCTGGTACGGCAATGCGCTATATAAGTTTGACAGGGATTTTAACCTTCTGGAAAAGTGGGCTCGCTTCCCTCCTCACAGTGAAACAGGCGAGAGTTTACAGGGCAATCATATTTCTCGCGACAAGCAAGGTTTTCTTTGGATATCTACTTTGAACGGACTTCACCGGTTGAATACCAGAACCAAAGAGGTCAAATCCTTTTATCATGATCCAAAGGACTCCACTAGTTTGCCCAGCAACAAAGTGATGAAGTACTTTGAAGATAGCAGAGGTATAAGCTGGGTATGTTTTTACAAACAGGGGATTTGCAGATTTGATCCTCGCACGGGAAAAATATCGGACTTTCACCAGGGAATTCGAAGCAAGACAGGTCAGCTTTTCAATTTTTACATATGGGACATTCTGGAGGATGACGATCACAACGTGTGGTTTGCTGATGACGGTCTTGGACTTTGGAAGTACGACTCAAAACAAAAGGAACTGGTGGCGACACGTGCAAAAGGACTAGCCGGGCACATTGGGTCTCTTGCTAAAGACGGTAAAACAATTTGGGCTTCAACTGACAACGGCCTGGTTGAGATGAACGGAGACTCCACGCGCGTGTTCACAGCCGCTGATGGCCTTCCTTCAAACAGCATCTATGGCGCCCAAATGGACCAGCAGGGTCGGCTTTGGGTACTGACAAGCCAGGGATTAGCACGCTATGACCGAAAGAAAAACATCATTCGCGTTTTCAAGCAAGAAGATGGATTGGATAAACTCGCTGAAGTTGTATTTGAAAAAATAAGCGGTGGCCGTATGGCAATCGGGTCGCACGGTTTTGTTACCCTATTTGATCCGGAGAAAATTTCAAGGAACGACATAGGCCCTCAAACTTATATTACGCAGTTCAAGGTTTTCGGGAAAACCACGCCCTGGATATCAAATTCAAAAGGAAAAACAGTCACGTTGACATATGACCAAAATCAATTTTCATTTGACTTTGCTGTCTTAAACTATTCGAATCCGACAGGGAATAAATTTTATCACCGAATGGTTGGGTTCGATCCGGACTGGGTAAGTGACACCCAGGGATTTGTTAATTACACCAACCTGGATGCGGGTGAATATACTTTCAAGGTTAAAGGAGCAAATGCGGATGGAGTCATGGGTGATGCTGGTGATTTCATCATTATCCGTATCATACCCCCAGTGTGGCGCACCTGGTGGTTCATTCTGCTTTGCGCAATGGCTATAGTCGGAATTATTTACATCATTTACAGAATCCGGGTAAACCAGCTGCTTCGACTGGAGAAACTTCGACTGCGAATTTCAACTGATTTGCATGATGACATGGGATCAACGTTGAGTTCTATTTCCATTCTGAGTAACATGGCCCTAAAATCGAATGAGAAGGCCAAAGAAATAATGTTAAATGAGATCAAGGACAGTTCGATCACGCTGATGGAGCGAATGGATGATATTGTCTGGAGCATCAATCCTCGAAACGACTCACTTGACCGCTTGATGTTGCGTGTAGGAAATTTTGCATCAAAATTATTCGAAGCAAAAGGTATAGACTATCAAATTGAAGTTCCTCAGGCTATTTCCAATATCAAATTCCCTATGGAGGACAGGCAGCATATCTACCTGATCATGAAAGAGGCGGTGAACAACCTGGTGAAATATTCCAGGTGTACTTCCGCTACCATCCGCGTTTCCTTGAATCCGCTGACTGTTGAAGTTCGCGACAATGGAACCGGATTTGATACAAACGCTTCATTCCATGGAAATGGAATACAAAGCATGAAAAGCCGTGCGCAATTGCTGAATGCTGAGCTAGCTCTCGATTCTGGGCCGG
- a CDS encoding cell envelope biogenesis protein OmpA — protein MLSTKSSGVLLLLIISLLFSCSPEKKAQNAFRYGKYEKTISYYKGVLNKQPNNPKANYYVGESYRLSNRIKEAEPYYAKAKGRGSKKDSVGLYYAKALQANGKYEEAKKSLEELAASATDNEKLKDRVNKEIQGLDYLTEIAQKKDYYKVKNLDVINTAFADYGPAYSNSELYFASSRANSKIYEASGTPFTDLYQVDTNGANVDVSTLKAMPDGINVNDVNTGSITFSADGKLMIFARGNTGKKKGAKDVDLFLSRFRNGNWTPAVPININTPDNWESTPALSPDGRTLYFSSNRKGGYGGLDLYSAQMDSRGRFGKAKNLGPDINTAGDELFPYVAENGKLYFSSDGHPGYGMLDLYVINRANGKNIITNLGPTMNSSSDDFGIFLFKADRGFFTSNREGGKGDDDIYTFKNDDPNLRVVNYTLQGITYSLKKDSTREILPDTKISLLAEDGDVMQEFTTGNDGKFLFRVYENENYFLLGDRDGYIIKRQPFTTKGKSIPLETLKELVTNITLDTLLVLDRKAKGITFRLNNIYFEYNKADINRDAAHELDKLAELLTDNPELKIEMGSHTDSVASDDYNIELSQRRAESTVNYLIRKGIAPERLVAKGYGERVPIARNTNPDGTDNPKGRDRNRRTEFRILEIGPTVKKSDEFDEDKYFKDGKDKDKDN, from the coding sequence ATGCTATCCACTAAGTCCAGCGGAGTTCTTCTGCTTTTAATCATTTCCCTGCTTTTCTCCTGTAGCCCGGAGAAAAAAGCACAAAACGCATTCCGGTATGGGAAATATGAAAAGACCATCAGTTATTATAAGGGTGTGCTGAACAAACAGCCCAATAATCCGAAAGCAAATTATTACGTAGGTGAGTCATACAGGCTCTCCAACCGCATCAAGGAAGCTGAACCCTATTACGCCAAAGCAAAAGGCCGCGGATCAAAGAAAGATTCCGTGGGTTTGTATTATGCAAAAGCCCTGCAAGCCAATGGCAAGTACGAGGAAGCTAAAAAGTCACTGGAAGAACTGGCCGCCTCCGCTACTGACAATGAAAAACTGAAGGACAGGGTCAATAAAGAAATCCAGGGTCTGGACTATCTGACCGAGATCGCGCAGAAAAAAGATTACTATAAAGTAAAAAACCTGGATGTAATCAATACCGCATTTGCCGATTATGGTCCTGCTTACTCCAACAGCGAATTATACTTTGCTTCATCGCGTGCCAATTCAAAAATTTATGAAGCATCCGGTACTCCTTTTACAGACTTATACCAGGTGGACACCAACGGTGCCAATGTTGATGTCAGTACATTGAAAGCAATGCCCGATGGTATCAATGTCAATGACGTCAATACCGGTTCAATCACCTTTTCTGCCGATGGCAAGCTGATGATTTTTGCCCGGGGCAATACCGGTAAGAAAAAAGGAGCGAAGGATGTTGATCTTTTCTTGTCACGTTTTAGAAATGGAAACTGGACTCCTGCTGTTCCGATCAACATCAACACACCTGACAACTGGGAGTCAACTCCAGCGCTCAGCCCTGATGGAAGAACGCTTTATTTTTCTTCTAACCGGAAAGGCGGTTACGGTGGACTTGATCTTTACTCTGCACAAATGGACAGCCGGGGACGTTTTGGGAAAGCTAAAAACCTGGGGCCGGATATCAACACAGCCGGAGATGAGTTGTTCCCCTACGTGGCCGAAAACGGTAAGCTTTATTTTTCTTCTGACGGTCATCCCGGCTACGGCATGCTCGACTTATATGTTATTAATCGCGCCAATGGTAAGAACATCATTACGAACCTTGGTCCGACGATGAATTCCTCCAGCGATGATTTTGGTATTTTCTTGTTCAAGGCTGACCGCGGATTCTTCACTTCCAACCGCGAAGGCGGAAAGGGAGATGACGATATCTACACCTTTAAAAATGATGACCCGAACCTGCGTGTAGTTAACTATACCCTCCAGGGCATAACTTATTCTTTGAAAAAAGACAGCACCCGTGAAATTCTTCCTGATACGAAGATTTCGTTGTTGGCAGAAGACGGTGATGTGATGCAGGAATTTACCACTGGAAATGATGGTAAGTTTTTGTTCCGTGTCTATGAAAATGAAAATTACTTCCTGCTGGGTGACCGTGATGGCTACATCATTAAGCGGCAACCCTTCACCACGAAAGGAAAGTCTATACCATTGGAGACCCTAAAAGAATTAGTCACCAACATTACCTTGGATACACTCCTTGTTCTGGACCGGAAGGCCAAGGGAATCACCTTCAGGCTTAATAACATTTACTTTGAATATAATAAAGCCGACATCAATCGCGATGCTGCTCACGAACTTGATAAATTGGCTGAACTCCTGACTGACAATCCCGAATTGAAAATTGAAATGGGCTCACACACCGACAGTGTGGCCTCAGATGACTATAACATCGAACTTTCCCAACGCAGGGCTGAAAGCACAGTCAACTATCTAATCCGTAAAGGAATTGCACCAGAACGACTCGTGGCTAAAGGATATGGAGAACGAGTGCCCATCGCACGCAACACCAATCCGGATGGCACAGACAATCCCAAAGGCCGTGACAGGAACAGACGTACTGAGTTCAGAATTCTTGAAATTGGTCCAACAGTGAAAAAGTCCGATGAATTTGATGAAGACAAGTACTTCAAAGACGGCAAGGATAAGGACAAAGACAATTAA
- a CDS encoding Fe-S oxidoreductase — protein MAILQQILFILTLGAAVFFVRKRVLRIKANILLGKKNSIIDRKNDRLSNMLLVAFGQKKMFKRPLPAVLHFFIYIGFLVINLEVLEFVIDGIAGTHRIFAPFLGGFYNVLMNIFEFLAIAVLVACISFLIRRNVLKVPRFWSAEMTSWPRLDANLILCTEIILMFAILTMNASDQILQTRSEHYVATGSLFFSSYIIPVLQNTSTSTLIILERFCWWFHIIGILGFTIYITYSKHLHIFMAFPNTYYAKLGAKGHINNMPVVTNEVKSMLGLAPAPTTPAEPGRFGAKDINDLSWNNLMAAYSCTECGRCTSECPANLTGKKLSPRKIMMDTRDRMEDVGKSLEKGGQGLNDGKFLLGDYITKEEINACTSCNACVEACPVMINPLEIILELRRYVAMEESGSPASWNSMFQNIETSFAPWKFSPSDRFNWSKD, from the coding sequence ATGGCTATCCTTCAGCAAATCCTTTTCATCCTGACACTTGGGGCGGCAGTCTTTTTTGTCAGGAAACGTGTATTACGGATCAAGGCAAACATCCTCCTTGGCAAAAAGAATTCGATCATCGATCGGAAAAATGACCGCCTTTCCAATATGCTATTGGTAGCCTTCGGGCAAAAGAAAATGTTCAAGCGCCCTCTGCCGGCCGTGCTTCACTTTTTTATTTATATCGGCTTCCTGGTAATCAACCTGGAAGTATTAGAATTTGTTATTGATGGCATTGCCGGTACACACCGGATTTTCGCTCCATTTCTCGGTGGGTTTTATAATGTGCTGATGAATATTTTCGAGTTTCTGGCCATTGCCGTACTCGTTGCTTGCATTTCTTTTCTCATCCGTCGGAATGTCCTGAAAGTACCTCGCTTCTGGTCAGCGGAAATGACATCCTGGCCCAGACTGGATGCAAACCTTATTCTATGTACAGAGATCATTTTGATGTTCGCTATTCTTACCATGAATGCAAGTGACCAGATTTTGCAAACGCGAAGCGAGCATTATGTTGCCACCGGAAGTCTGTTTTTCAGTTCGTACATAATCCCGGTACTTCAAAACACGAGTACCTCCACACTTATCATCCTTGAGCGTTTCTGCTGGTGGTTTCACATCATCGGCATTCTTGGTTTCACGATCTACATCACCTATTCAAAACACCTACACATTTTCATGGCTTTTCCGAATACGTATTATGCCAAGCTGGGTGCGAAAGGGCACATCAACAATATGCCTGTGGTGACCAACGAAGTAAAATCGATGTTAGGTCTTGCTCCTGCCCCAACTACTCCTGCCGAACCGGGAAGATTTGGCGCTAAGGACATTAATGATCTTAGTTGGAACAATTTGATGGCGGCTTATTCATGTACAGAATGCGGCCGATGCACAAGCGAATGTCCGGCTAACCTTACTGGCAAAAAACTTTCTCCACGCAAGATCATGATGGATACCCGCGATCGCATGGAAGATGTTGGCAAGAGCCTCGAGAAGGGCGGTCAGGGGTTGAATGACGGGAAATTTTTGTTAGGCGACTACATCACGAAAGAAGAAATCAACGCCTGCACCAGTTGCAATGCCTGCGTGGAAGCTTGCCCGGTAATGATCAACCCATTGGAAATTATTTTGGAGTTGCGCAGGTACGTGGCCATGGAAGAGAGTGGCTCCCCGGCTTCGTGGAATTCCATGTTCCAGAATATTGAAACGAGCTTTGCCCCATGGAAATTCTCACCCAGCGACAGGTTCAACTGGTCAAAAGACTAA
- a CDS encoding Fe-S oxidoreductase gives MTAPTVADLVARGESPEVLFWVGCAGSFDDRAKRVTKAFVKILNATQTKFAVLGTEETCTGDPARRAGNEFLFQMQAMNNIQVLNGYGIKKIVTACPHCFNTLKNEYPELGGNYEVIHHSTFLQQLINEGKIKLNGGGSFKGKKITYHDSCYLGRANGIYEAPREVLQALDADLVEMKRCRTTGLCCGAGGAQMFKEPEKGKKDINVSRSEEALATGASTIAVACPFCMTMMTDGVKNKEKENEVKVKDLAELIAESL, from the coding sequence ATGACAGCACCAACCGTAGCCGATTTAGTAGCCAGGGGAGAAAGCCCGGAAGTTTTGTTTTGGGTAGGATGTGCCGGTTCGTTTGACGATCGTGCCAAACGTGTGACTAAGGCATTCGTAAAAATCCTGAACGCAACACAAACGAAATTTGCAGTGCTCGGAACAGAAGAGACTTGCACAGGTGATCCTGCCCGCAGAGCTGGCAATGAATTTTTGTTCCAAATGCAGGCCATGAATAACATCCAGGTTTTAAATGGTTACGGCATCAAAAAAATTGTGACGGCTTGTCCGCATTGCTTCAACACATTAAAGAATGAATACCCTGAACTGGGTGGCAATTACGAGGTGATTCACCATTCTACTTTTCTTCAGCAGTTGATTAATGAGGGAAAAATAAAATTGAACGGAGGCGGTTCATTCAAAGGGAAAAAAATCACCTATCACGACTCATGCTACCTTGGCCGCGCCAATGGTATTTACGAAGCTCCACGAGAAGTGCTACAGGCACTGGATGCAGACCTTGTTGAAATGAAACGATGCCGCACCACGGGTTTGTGCTGTGGCGCAGGTGGCGCCCAGATGTTCAAAGAACCTGAAAAAGGAAAAAAAGACATCAACGTTTCGCGTTCGGAAGAGGCTCTGGCTACAGGTGCCTCCACCATTGCCGTTGCATGTCCGTTCTGTATGACTATGATGACGGATGGGGTGAAAAACAAAGAGAAGGAAAATGAGGTAAAAGTGAAAGACCTGGCTGAGCTGATTGCAGAGTCCTTGTAA